The following are encoded in a window of Amaranthus tricolor cultivar Red isolate AtriRed21 chromosome 2, ASM2621246v1, whole genome shotgun sequence genomic DNA:
- the LOC130806953 gene encoding mitochondrial intermediate peptidase, mitochondrial isoform X1, translating to MAALITSHCRKIFRSKHYFPNIQFFRTSAATADIKETGLYNFPHLKTANGFQRFVDDAIERSGELIYYISTMPSSTEIIRAMDEISDTVCSVVDSAELCRHTHPDREFVEQANIASLRMDEYLHYLNTNYNLYNAVMKAEREGKVLSKETQRAAHYLRVDFEKGGIHLCSEKLQRVNQLNVDIAQLCRKFNANIVDDPGYVDIYPTIRIPKRLHHLGRPIYRPAGLPRLGLDMKEKGYRLGLDPVSLSSILQWASDAEVRKLAYIRGNSVPLANLDVLDKLIAARHELAQIMGYKSYAEFATRPNMASSADVVMSFLLELSSMVRPKADEEFERLRDYKRAKTGEMSEDLEPWDETYFSAMMKASNFDLDASVIASYFPLLQCIEGLKLLVESLFGATFHNIPLAPGESWHPDVLKMSLHHPDEGDLGYLYLDLYSRKDKYPGCAHFAIKGGRRISEAEYQLPVVALICNFSNSSDPSTARLNHGEVETLFHEFGHALHSLLSRTEYQHFSGTRVALDLAETPSNLIEYYAWDYRVLKTFAKHYSTGEVIPKKLVDSMQAAKMMFAATELQRQIFYAMIDQKLFGEQDSPPKDTISIVADLKRQYTSYKQVEGTHWHTRFSHLLNYGGGYYSYLYAKCLASTIWKNVCEEDPLSLETGTALRSKFLEHGGAVEPVELLNDLVGDGSIRYSNGGVIPDIRALSEEMKLT from the exons ATGGCGGCACTAATAACTTCTCATTGCAGAAAAATCTTCCGATCAAAACATTACTTTCCCAACATCCAATTTTTCCGAACATCAGCAGCTACAGCAGATATTAAAGAGACCGGTCTCTACAATTTTCCTCATTTGAAAACTGCCAACGGTTTCCAGCGTTTCGTTGATGATGCAATCGAAAG GTCTGGAGAACTTATTTATTACATTTCTACTATGCCTTCGTCTACTGAAATTATACGCGCTATGGATGAGATTTCTGATACT GTTTGTTCAGTGGTGGACTCGGCTGAGTTATGTAGACATACTCATCCTGACAG AGAATTTGTAGAGCAAGCTAATATTGCTTCCTTGAGAATGGATGAATATCTACAT TATTTgaatacaaattataatttatataatgctGTGATGAAAGCTGAGCGAGAAGGCAAGGTCCTTAGTAAAGAAACTCAACGGGCAGCTCATTATTTACGTGTTGACTTTGAGAAGGGAGGCATCCATCTCTGCAGTG aaaaattacaACGAGTTAATCAGCTCAATGTGGACATTGCTCAACTATGCCGCAA GTTTAATGCAAACATTGTGGATGACCCTGGTTATGTGGACATATATCCTACTATCCGTATTCCAAAACGTTTGCATCATCTCGGTAGGCCTATTTATCGTCCTGCTGGATTGCCAAGATTAGGGCTGGATATGAAAGAAAAGGGATACCGACTTGGTTTAGATCCAGTGTCTCTAAGTTCTATTTTACAGTGGGCATCAGATGCAGAG GTAAGAAAACTTGCGTATATTCGAGGAAATTCTGTACCTCTTGCAAATCTCGATGTACTTGACAAACTCATAGCTGCTCGTCATGAACTGGCACAG ATAATGGGTTATAAGTCTTATGCTGAGTTTGCAACGCGCCCAAACATGGCTTCTTCAGCGGATGTTGTGATGTCTTTTCTGTTGGAGTTGAGCAGCATGGTCAGGCCTAAAGCTGATGAG GAATTTGAAAGACTAAGGGATTACAAGCGTGCAAAGACTGGTGAAATGTCTGAGGATCTGGAGCCTTGGGATGAGACATACTTCTCTGCAATGATGAAGGCTTCTAACTTTGACTTGGATGCTTCA GTAATTGCATCCTACTTTCCTCTGCTACAATGTATTGAGGGTTTGAAATTACTCGTGGAGTCATTGTTTGGTGCAACATTTCACAATATCCCTCTTGCCCCAGGTGAATCATGGCATCCGGATGTTCTTAAAATGTCACTTCATCATCCTGACGAG GGTGATTTGGGGTACTTGTACCTCGACTTGTATTCTAGAAAGGACAAATATCCGGGTTGCGCTCACTTTGCAATTAAAGGAGGGCGACGGATTTCAGAAGCAGAATACCAACTTCCT GTTGTGGCCCtcatttgtaatttttcaaattCGAGTGATCCATCAACAGCAAGGCTTAACCATGGGGAAGTAGAAACACTGTTCCATGAATTTGGACATGCTCTGCATTCACTGTTATCTAGGACA gaATACCAACATTTTTCAGGAACCAGGGTGGCATTGGATTTGGCCGAAACTCCTTCAAATCTTATTGA GTACTACGCTTGGGATTACCGAGTTCTGAAGACATTTGCTAAACATTATTCAACTGGTGAAGTCATACCTAAAAAATTGGTGGATTCAATGCAAGCTGCAAAGATGATGTTTGCTGCCACTGAATTGCAGCGGCAG ATCTTTTATGCTATGATTGATCAAAAGCTTTTCGGTGAACAAGATTCTCCTCCAAAAGATACTATTTCAATTGTGGCAGATTTGAAAAGACAATATACTAGTTATAAGCAAGTTGAAGGAACACACTGGCACACCCGGTTTAGCCACTTGCTAAATTACGGTGGAG GCTATTATAGCTATTTGTATGCGAAATGTCTTGCTTCAACCATATGGAAAAATGTATGCGAAGAGGATCCCCTTTCTCTAGAAACTGGGACTGCGCTTCGAAGCAAGTTTTTAGAACATGGGGGTGCTGTGGAACCAGTTGAACTATTGAATGATCTAGTTGGGGATGGTAGTATAAGATATTCCAATGGAGGTGTGATCCCTGATATCCGAGCTCTCTCGGAAGAGATGAAGCTAACCTGA
- the LOC130806953 gene encoding mitochondrial intermediate peptidase, mitochondrial isoform X2 produces MAALITSHCRKIFRSKHYFPNIQFFRTSAATADIKETGLYNFPHLKTANGFQRFVDDAIERSGELIYYISTMPSSTEIIRAMDEISDTVCSVVDSAELCRHTHPDREFVEQANIASLRMDEYLHYLNTNYNLYNAVMKAEREGKVLSKETQRAAHYLRVDFEKGGIHLCSEKLQRVNQLNVDIAQLCRKFNANIVDDPGYVDIYPTIRIPKRLHHLGRPIYRPAGLPRLGLDMKEKGYRLGLDPVSLSSILQWASDAEVRKLAYIRGNSVPLANLDVLDKLIAARHELAQIMGYKSYAEFATRPNMASSADVVMSFLLELSSMVRPKADEEFERLRDYKRAKTGEMSEDLEPWDETYFSAMMKASNFDLDASVIASYFPLLQCIEGLKLLVESLFGATFHNIPLAPGESWHPDVLKMSLHHPDEVVALICNFSNSSDPSTARLNHGEVETLFHEFGHALHSLLSRTEYQHFSGTRVALDLAETPSNLIEYYAWDYRVLKTFAKHYSTGEVIPKKLVDSMQAAKMMFAATELQRQIFYAMIDQKLFGEQDSPPKDTISIVADLKRQYTSYKQVEGTHWHTRFSHLLNYGGGYYSYLYAKCLASTIWKNVCEEDPLSLETGTALRSKFLEHGGAVEPVELLNDLVGDGSIRYSNGGVIPDIRALSEEMKLT; encoded by the exons ATGGCGGCACTAATAACTTCTCATTGCAGAAAAATCTTCCGATCAAAACATTACTTTCCCAACATCCAATTTTTCCGAACATCAGCAGCTACAGCAGATATTAAAGAGACCGGTCTCTACAATTTTCCTCATTTGAAAACTGCCAACGGTTTCCAGCGTTTCGTTGATGATGCAATCGAAAG GTCTGGAGAACTTATTTATTACATTTCTACTATGCCTTCGTCTACTGAAATTATACGCGCTATGGATGAGATTTCTGATACT GTTTGTTCAGTGGTGGACTCGGCTGAGTTATGTAGACATACTCATCCTGACAG AGAATTTGTAGAGCAAGCTAATATTGCTTCCTTGAGAATGGATGAATATCTACAT TATTTgaatacaaattataatttatataatgctGTGATGAAAGCTGAGCGAGAAGGCAAGGTCCTTAGTAAAGAAACTCAACGGGCAGCTCATTATTTACGTGTTGACTTTGAGAAGGGAGGCATCCATCTCTGCAGTG aaaaattacaACGAGTTAATCAGCTCAATGTGGACATTGCTCAACTATGCCGCAA GTTTAATGCAAACATTGTGGATGACCCTGGTTATGTGGACATATATCCTACTATCCGTATTCCAAAACGTTTGCATCATCTCGGTAGGCCTATTTATCGTCCTGCTGGATTGCCAAGATTAGGGCTGGATATGAAAGAAAAGGGATACCGACTTGGTTTAGATCCAGTGTCTCTAAGTTCTATTTTACAGTGGGCATCAGATGCAGAG GTAAGAAAACTTGCGTATATTCGAGGAAATTCTGTACCTCTTGCAAATCTCGATGTACTTGACAAACTCATAGCTGCTCGTCATGAACTGGCACAG ATAATGGGTTATAAGTCTTATGCTGAGTTTGCAACGCGCCCAAACATGGCTTCTTCAGCGGATGTTGTGATGTCTTTTCTGTTGGAGTTGAGCAGCATGGTCAGGCCTAAAGCTGATGAG GAATTTGAAAGACTAAGGGATTACAAGCGTGCAAAGACTGGTGAAATGTCTGAGGATCTGGAGCCTTGGGATGAGACATACTTCTCTGCAATGATGAAGGCTTCTAACTTTGACTTGGATGCTTCA GTAATTGCATCCTACTTTCCTCTGCTACAATGTATTGAGGGTTTGAAATTACTCGTGGAGTCATTGTTTGGTGCAACATTTCACAATATCCCTCTTGCCCCAGGTGAATCATGGCATCCGGATGTTCTTAAAATGTCACTTCATCATCCTGACGAG GTTGTGGCCCtcatttgtaatttttcaaattCGAGTGATCCATCAACAGCAAGGCTTAACCATGGGGAAGTAGAAACACTGTTCCATGAATTTGGACATGCTCTGCATTCACTGTTATCTAGGACA gaATACCAACATTTTTCAGGAACCAGGGTGGCATTGGATTTGGCCGAAACTCCTTCAAATCTTATTGA GTACTACGCTTGGGATTACCGAGTTCTGAAGACATTTGCTAAACATTATTCAACTGGTGAAGTCATACCTAAAAAATTGGTGGATTCAATGCAAGCTGCAAAGATGATGTTTGCTGCCACTGAATTGCAGCGGCAG ATCTTTTATGCTATGATTGATCAAAAGCTTTTCGGTGAACAAGATTCTCCTCCAAAAGATACTATTTCAATTGTGGCAGATTTGAAAAGACAATATACTAGTTATAAGCAAGTTGAAGGAACACACTGGCACACCCGGTTTAGCCACTTGCTAAATTACGGTGGAG GCTATTATAGCTATTTGTATGCGAAATGTCTTGCTTCAACCATATGGAAAAATGTATGCGAAGAGGATCCCCTTTCTCTAGAAACTGGGACTGCGCTTCGAAGCAAGTTTTTAGAACATGGGGGTGCTGTGGAACCAGTTGAACTATTGAATGATCTAGTTGGGGATGGTAGTATAAGATATTCCAATGGAGGTGTGATCCCTGATATCCGAGCTCTCTCGGAAGAGATGAAGCTAACCTGA
- the LOC130806953 gene encoding mitochondrial intermediate peptidase, mitochondrial isoform X3, giving the protein MKAEREGKVLSKETQRAAHYLRVDFEKGGIHLCSEKLQRVNQLNVDIAQLCRKFNANIVDDPGYVDIYPTIRIPKRLHHLGRPIYRPAGLPRLGLDMKEKGYRLGLDPVSLSSILQWASDAEVRKLAYIRGNSVPLANLDVLDKLIAARHELAQIMGYKSYAEFATRPNMASSADVVMSFLLELSSMVRPKADEEFERLRDYKRAKTGEMSEDLEPWDETYFSAMMKASNFDLDASVIASYFPLLQCIEGLKLLVESLFGATFHNIPLAPGESWHPDVLKMSLHHPDEGDLGYLYLDLYSRKDKYPGCAHFAIKGGRRISEAEYQLPVVALICNFSNSSDPSTARLNHGEVETLFHEFGHALHSLLSRTEYQHFSGTRVALDLAETPSNLIEYYAWDYRVLKTFAKHYSTGEVIPKKLVDSMQAAKMMFAATELQRQIFYAMIDQKLFGEQDSPPKDTISIVADLKRQYTSYKQVEGTHWHTRFSHLLNYGGGYYSYLYAKCLASTIWKNVCEEDPLSLETGTALRSKFLEHGGAVEPVELLNDLVGDGSIRYSNGGVIPDIRALSEEMKLT; this is encoded by the exons ATGAAAGCTGAGCGAGAAGGCAAGGTCCTTAGTAAAGAAACTCAACGGGCAGCTCATTATTTACGTGTTGACTTTGAGAAGGGAGGCATCCATCTCTGCAGTG aaaaattacaACGAGTTAATCAGCTCAATGTGGACATTGCTCAACTATGCCGCAA GTTTAATGCAAACATTGTGGATGACCCTGGTTATGTGGACATATATCCTACTATCCGTATTCCAAAACGTTTGCATCATCTCGGTAGGCCTATTTATCGTCCTGCTGGATTGCCAAGATTAGGGCTGGATATGAAAGAAAAGGGATACCGACTTGGTTTAGATCCAGTGTCTCTAAGTTCTATTTTACAGTGGGCATCAGATGCAGAG GTAAGAAAACTTGCGTATATTCGAGGAAATTCTGTACCTCTTGCAAATCTCGATGTACTTGACAAACTCATAGCTGCTCGTCATGAACTGGCACAG ATAATGGGTTATAAGTCTTATGCTGAGTTTGCAACGCGCCCAAACATGGCTTCTTCAGCGGATGTTGTGATGTCTTTTCTGTTGGAGTTGAGCAGCATGGTCAGGCCTAAAGCTGATGAG GAATTTGAAAGACTAAGGGATTACAAGCGTGCAAAGACTGGTGAAATGTCTGAGGATCTGGAGCCTTGGGATGAGACATACTTCTCTGCAATGATGAAGGCTTCTAACTTTGACTTGGATGCTTCA GTAATTGCATCCTACTTTCCTCTGCTACAATGTATTGAGGGTTTGAAATTACTCGTGGAGTCATTGTTTGGTGCAACATTTCACAATATCCCTCTTGCCCCAGGTGAATCATGGCATCCGGATGTTCTTAAAATGTCACTTCATCATCCTGACGAG GGTGATTTGGGGTACTTGTACCTCGACTTGTATTCTAGAAAGGACAAATATCCGGGTTGCGCTCACTTTGCAATTAAAGGAGGGCGACGGATTTCAGAAGCAGAATACCAACTTCCT GTTGTGGCCCtcatttgtaatttttcaaattCGAGTGATCCATCAACAGCAAGGCTTAACCATGGGGAAGTAGAAACACTGTTCCATGAATTTGGACATGCTCTGCATTCACTGTTATCTAGGACA gaATACCAACATTTTTCAGGAACCAGGGTGGCATTGGATTTGGCCGAAACTCCTTCAAATCTTATTGA GTACTACGCTTGGGATTACCGAGTTCTGAAGACATTTGCTAAACATTATTCAACTGGTGAAGTCATACCTAAAAAATTGGTGGATTCAATGCAAGCTGCAAAGATGATGTTTGCTGCCACTGAATTGCAGCGGCAG ATCTTTTATGCTATGATTGATCAAAAGCTTTTCGGTGAACAAGATTCTCCTCCAAAAGATACTATTTCAATTGTGGCAGATTTGAAAAGACAATATACTAGTTATAAGCAAGTTGAAGGAACACACTGGCACACCCGGTTTAGCCACTTGCTAAATTACGGTGGAG GCTATTATAGCTATTTGTATGCGAAATGTCTTGCTTCAACCATATGGAAAAATGTATGCGAAGAGGATCCCCTTTCTCTAGAAACTGGGACTGCGCTTCGAAGCAAGTTTTTAGAACATGGGGGTGCTGTGGAACCAGTTGAACTATTGAATGATCTAGTTGGGGATGGTAGTATAAGATATTCCAATGGAGGTGTGATCCCTGATATCCGAGCTCTCTCGGAAGAGATGAAGCTAACCTGA
- the LOC130807061 gene encoding putative disease resistance protein RGA1 — MEVGTTLSAVQTLLANLQLPQLNEIINEFQLGDLQHILSSIIAVLRDAETKYEHSHGAQVWLKELKTIVSEASDLFDKFDALAEQKQLLKANKKRFRFLQAYTPRIGYKEMYQEAKEIKKKFEDSCKHCQLLFQPNHQPVKQRKVKTCSYVEAVNIVGREDDLEKVVGILLDSDVQHDVSFLSIVGMGGMGKTALAQLVYNHPRIMSAFSLRLWTCISDQDQKELDVKEILGKIMGRNNENYTTEWVQHQLRQQLSGNKYLLVLDDEWTEKHHQWHALVAFLKGGQRGSWVVVTTRSQETARVIGDGPTYKLQRLSEESSWHLFERMAFGSDQSTSPPDELVKIGREIVHICDQVPLAIREVGSLLHGLKPE; from the coding sequence ATGGAAGTGGGAACAACGCTTTCTGCCGTGCAAACACTGTTAGCAAACCTGCAATTACCACAGCTTAATGAGATCATCAATGAGTTTCAACTTGGTGATCTCCAACACATATTATCTTCCATCATTGCTGTTCTCCGTGATGCTGAGACTAAGTACGAGCACTCCCACGGAGCACAAGTTTGGCTCAAGGAGCTCAAAACTATTGTCTCTGAAGCAAGTGATCTGTTCGATAAGTTTGACGCTCTCGCTGAGCAGAAGCAGCTCCTAAAAGCTAATAAAAAACGGTTTCGATTTTTACAGGCTTACACCCCTCGTATTGGTTACAAGGAAATGTATCAAGAGGCTaaggaaattaagaaaaagtttGAAGATAGTTGTAAACATTGTCAATTATTATTTCAGCCTAACCATCAGCCTGTCAAGCAGAGAAAGGTTAAAACCTGCTCTTATGTGGAGGCAGTCAATATCGTTGGAAGAGAGGATGACTTGGAGAAGGTCGTAGGAATATTGCTTGATTCTGATGTACAACATGATGTTTCTTTTCTGAGTATTGTGGGAATGGGAGGGATGGGTAAAACTGCTCTTGCTCAACTTGTATACAACCATCCAAGAATAATGAGTGCATTTTCATTGAGGTTGTGGACTTGTATCTCTGATCAAGATCAGAAAGAACTAGATGTAAAAGAAATACTTGGTAAGATTATGGGTCGAAATAATGAGAATTACACTACGGAGTGGGTTCAACACCAACTTCGCCAGCAACTATCAGGCAATAAATACTTGCTTGTCTTGGATGATGAATGGACGGAAAAGCATCATCAGTGGCATGCTTTAGTGGCATTCTTGAAAGGAGGTCAAAGGGGAAGTTGGGTTGTGGTGACTACGCGTTCACAAGAGACGGCCAGAGTTATAGGAGATGGTCCAACGTACAAGCTCCAAAGATTATCAGAAGAGAGCTCTTGGCATTTGTTTGAAAGGATGGCTTTTGGATCAGATCAGTCAACCTCCCCTCCAGATGAATTGGTTAAGATTGGGAGAGAAATTGTTCATATATGTGATCAAGTCCCTCTTGCTATTAGAGAAGTGGGTAGTCTTCTACATGGTCTTAAACCGGAGTGA
- the LOC130807062 gene encoding disease resistance protein RGA2-like, with the protein MAQDYIVPFYKGQSIEDAGEEYVSLFLKRSFLQNSKKNKSGEIVSFKMNNLMLDIAQNVANKEICTSTSLSDTVDEEIRHLSVVRGGHSKYSLGKTHIYSYLHVGKNGFKIEKVNNMFLNSLIENCKSLKALDLSGLMINRLPESLGELVHIRYLNLSDNIDLDVLPVSIAKLRFLQTIVLKRCRTLKGLPKDFVKLVNLRALDITSCFNITMDATSDNYSSRTQCFEAFLDLKPLSNLRGCLNVHIRWPKNPIMTVKEDDDQEGLYLKNKKHLNALNFHFIHEADGKKGELEYIGEDNPSDNSSSTLDPELLRVGRSSYLTCLETLELSSLPKLKAWRPRGIGDAHLFSRGCSDKKTIPCFSQLKSLFLWNCPELSYIPFCPRVEDLKLVNFNDRLRIMENTGNFEELGNVASSSSSAPYSGGYSQHGTTRIKNVAISNVGWLGLLPMEAFRCLEKMDIWCDKEVESLKEAEQLFRSCSSSLKVLIIHNCCNLRSVVSGGLEHLIALTEFQLRNCDNLNLSEEVVEENESEHRFCNHSLHIVTLQGLPQLVNLPNWLQLLPDLQTIAISLCSRLKSLPDWLSKLTSLRKLRISSCSRQLERRFKDSQGEDWPCIQHIPDFDFRNCF; encoded by the exons ATGGCACAAGACTATATTGTTCCCTTCTATAAAGGTCAAAGCATTGAAGATGCCGGTGAAGAATATGTTTCATTGTTCTTGAAGAGATCTTTTCTCCAAAACagtaagaaaaataaatcagGTGAGATTGTATCTTTTAAAATGAACAATCTAATGCTTGATATTGCTCAAAATGTCGCAAATAAGGAAATCTGTACATCTACTAGCCTCAGTGACACCGTAGATGAAGAAATTCGGCATTTATCTGTTGTCAGGGGAGGTCATAGTAAATACTCTTTGGGTAAGACCCATATCTATTCTTATCTTCATGTTGGTAAAAATGGTTTCAAAATTGAGAAGGTGAACAACATGTTCTTGAATTCCCTTATAGAAAATTGTAAGTCACTAAAGGCATTAGACTTGAGTGGGTTAATGATCAATAGGTTGCCGGAATCATTAGGTGAATTGGTACATATAAGGTATTTAAATCTATCAGATAATATAGATCTGGATGTACTGCCTGTGTCAATTGCAAAATTACGTTTTCTTCAAACTATAGTTTTGAAGCGGTGTCGTACATTGAAAGGGTTGCCAAAAGATTTTGTTAAGCTAGTGAACCTTAGGGCGTTGGATATAACAAGTTGCTTCAATATAACTA TGGATGCAACTAGTGACAATTATTCAAGTCGAACTCAATGTTTTGAGGCGTTTCTAGACTTGAAACCTCTTAGCAACCTTAGAGGATGTCTAAATGTACACATCCGGTGGCCCAAAAATCCTATTATGACTGTTAAGGAAGACGATGATCAGGAAGGATTATATTTGAAGAATAAGAAACATCTCAATGCCTTAAATTTTCACTTCATACATGAGGCTGATGGAAAGAAAG GTGAACTAGAGTACATAGGGGAAGATAATCCATCAGATAATTCCAGCTCTACACTTGATCCAGAATTGTTAAGAGTAGGAAGATCATCATATTTAACCTGCCTAGAAACACTTGAGCTGAGCAGTCTGCCAAAGTTGAAAGCATGGAGGCCAAGAGGAATAGGAGATGCTCACCTTTTCAGCCGTGGTTGCAGCGACAAGAAGACGATACCGTGTTTTTCTCAATTAAAGTCATTGTTCTTGTGGAATTGTCCAGAGTTGAGTTATATTCCATTCTGCCCTAGGGTGGAAGACTTGAAATTAGTTAATTTCAACGACAGATTGCGAATAATGGAAAATACAGGAAATTTTGAAGAACTAGGAAATGTTGCTTCCTCATCCTCATCTGCACCCTACAGTGGAGGATATAGCCAACATGGCACCACTCGAATCAAGAATGTGGCTATATCGAACGTGGGTTGGCTTGGTTTACTACCAATGGAGGCTTTCCGATGTCTGGAAAAAATGGATATATGGTGTGACAAGGAAGTGGAGAGCCTTAAAGAAGCAGAGCAGTTGTTTCGTAGTTGTTCATCTTCGCTGAAAGTCTTGATTATTCACAATTGCTGCAATTTACGAAGTGTTGTTTCAGGAGGATTGGAGCATCTCATTGCATTGACAGAGTTTCAGTTAAGGAATTGTGATAATTTGAATCTATCTGAAGAAGTAGTAGAAGAAAACGAGAGTGAGCACCGATTCTGTAACCACTCCCTCCACATCGTGACATTGCAAGGTCTTCCACAGCTAGTGAATCTGCCCAACTGGTTGCAACTTCTGCCTGATCTCCAAACCATTGCCATTTCCTTGTGCAGTCGACTCAAATCACTGCCGGATTGGTTGTCTAAACTCACCTCGCTAAGAAAACTCAGAATTTCGAGCTGTTCGAGACAGCTGGAGAGAAGATTCAAAGATTCACAAGGGGAGGATTGGCCTTGCATTCAACACATCCCAGATTTTGACTTCCGAAAttgtttttag